A genomic window from Synechococcus sp. UW179A includes:
- the glgB gene encoding 1,4-alpha-glucan branching protein GlgB, which produces MTIAVQDWMVEDAQRLAECRHDYPFSVLGPQSQNNGGWVIRVWMPEANHVTLLIDGEEIAMATPHHPWIFEAEVGHNPGSAYRIRVNRGGITHEQHDPWAFRQEWMGEMDRHLFAEGNHHHIWRRMGAHRCDQDGVQGVMFCLWAPNARSVSVIGNLNSWDGRQHPMQQRLGGIWELFVPGLAEGELYKYEIRTQDGHCYQKADPYGFHHEVRPDTSSLVSHLDGFNWTDSSWMQTRESSNVLDQPISVYEMHLGSWIHASAEEPFIEADGSPRTPVPAADLKPGARLLTYSELADRLIPYVKERGFTHIELMPITEHPFDGSWGYQVTGWYAPTSRYGTPDEFRSFVDRCHAKGIGVIIDWVPGHFPRDSHGLAFFDGCHLYEHADPRIGEHKEWGTLIFNYSRNEVRNFLVANLVFWFDQFHIDGIRVDAVASMLYRDYLRPDGEWLPNENGGRENTEAVRFLQQANHVLFQHFPGALSIAEESTTWPMVTQPTDIGGLGFNLKWNMGWMHDMLDYFELDPWFRQFHQNNITFSIWYTYTENFMLALSHDEVVHGKSHLLHKMPGDDWQKYANTRALLAYMWTHPGKKTIFMGMEFGQRAEWNVWGDLQWDLLNHEPHQGLQLLVGDLNALYKAEPALWRDDFDQFGFQWIDCNDNRHSVISFMRRESSSGTWLVVVANFTPQSHSHYRVGVPLAGFYEEIFNTDASKYGGSNLGNMGGKPTDEWGIHGYDNSLDLCLPPLSLMVFRHDPKRSLSALEQSKSD; this is translated from the coding sequence ATGACCATCGCTGTGCAGGACTGGATGGTTGAGGACGCCCAGCGACTTGCGGAGTGTCGTCATGACTACCCCTTCTCCGTTCTCGGCCCTCAATCGCAGAACAACGGCGGCTGGGTGATCCGTGTCTGGATGCCCGAAGCCAATCATGTGACTCTTCTGATCGATGGAGAGGAAATTGCTATGGCAACTCCCCACCATCCCTGGATCTTCGAAGCAGAGGTCGGTCACAACCCAGGCAGTGCATACAGGATCCGCGTGAACCGTGGAGGGATCACCCATGAACAGCATGATCCCTGGGCTTTCCGTCAGGAATGGATGGGCGAAATGGACCGCCATCTGTTCGCAGAGGGCAACCACCATCACATCTGGCGGCGCATGGGTGCCCATCGCTGTGATCAGGACGGAGTCCAGGGGGTGATGTTCTGCCTGTGGGCTCCCAACGCGCGCAGCGTCAGCGTGATTGGCAACCTCAACAGCTGGGATGGACGCCAACACCCCATGCAACAGCGCCTGGGAGGGATCTGGGAGCTCTTCGTCCCGGGACTGGCTGAAGGAGAGCTCTATAAGTATGAAATCCGTACCCAGGACGGCCACTGCTACCAGAAGGCCGATCCCTATGGCTTCCATCACGAAGTGCGTCCAGACACAAGCTCCCTGGTAAGCCACCTCGATGGTTTCAACTGGACCGACAGCAGCTGGATGCAGACACGGGAGAGCAGCAATGTGCTGGACCAGCCGATCTCTGTGTACGAGATGCACCTTGGGAGCTGGATTCATGCGTCCGCGGAAGAGCCTTTCATCGAGGCCGATGGCAGCCCAAGGACGCCTGTTCCCGCAGCAGATCTCAAGCCAGGCGCGCGTCTTCTCACCTACTCAGAACTGGCTGATCGGCTGATTCCTTATGTCAAGGAGAGGGGTTTCACGCACATCGAACTGATGCCGATCACCGAGCATCCATTTGATGGCTCCTGGGGTTATCAGGTCACTGGCTGGTATGCCCCCACCAGCCGTTACGGAACCCCAGATGAATTCCGGTCTTTCGTTGACCGCTGCCACGCCAAGGGCATCGGCGTGATCATCGACTGGGTGCCAGGTCACTTTCCCCGTGACAGTCATGGCCTTGCCTTTTTCGATGGCTGCCATCTGTATGAACACGCCGATCCACGTATCGGCGAGCACAAGGAATGGGGCACGCTCATCTTCAACTACAGCCGCAACGAAGTGCGCAACTTCCTTGTGGCCAACCTGGTGTTCTGGTTCGACCAGTTCCACATCGACGGCATCCGGGTGGATGCGGTGGCCTCCATGCTCTACCGCGACTACCTGCGGCCGGACGGCGAGTGGCTACCCAATGAGAACGGCGGCCGTGAAAACACCGAAGCAGTGCGTTTCCTTCAGCAGGCCAATCACGTGCTCTTCCAGCATTTCCCAGGAGCACTGTCGATCGCGGAAGAATCGACCACCTGGCCGATGGTGACCCAACCCACCGACATTGGCGGCCTTGGATTCAACCTGAAATGGAACATGGGCTGGATGCACGACATGCTCGATTACTTCGAGCTGGATCCCTGGTTCCGTCAGTTTCATCAGAACAACATCACCTTCTCGATTTGGTACACCTACACCGAGAATTTCATGCTTGCCCTAAGCCACGATGAAGTGGTGCACGGCAAGAGTCATCTCTTGCACAAGATGCCTGGAGACGACTGGCAGAAATACGCGAACACGCGCGCTCTTCTGGCCTACATGTGGACTCATCCAGGCAAGAAAACCATCTTCATGGGCATGGAATTCGGTCAGCGAGCCGAATGGAATGTATGGGGCGACCTGCAATGGGATCTGCTGAACCACGAACCGCATCAAGGGCTTCAGCTGCTGGTGGGTGATCTCAATGCTCTTTACAAGGCCGAACCAGCTTTGTGGAGGGATGACTTCGATCAGTTCGGCTTCCAGTGGATCGACTGCAACGACAATCGGCATTCAGTGATCAGCTTCATGCGCAGGGAAAGTAGTAGTGGAACTTGGCTTGTGGTGGTGGCCAATTTCACTCCTCAGAGCCATTCCCATTACAGAGTTGGCGTACCGCTGGCGGGCTTCTATGAAGAGATCTTCAACACGGATGCCTCCAAATATGGCGGCAGCAATCTGGGCAATATGGGTGGAAAACCCACCGATGAATGGGGCATCCACGGTTACGACAACTCCCTCGATCTCTGCCTGCCACCGTTAAGCCTGATGGTGTTCAGACACGATCCCAAACGCAGCCTGAGCGCTCTTGAACAAAGCAAGAGCGACTGA
- a CDS encoding Ycf51 family protein — protein MPLEELLSTSSIWLAKGGVALFGLTLIAFIARWGIRFRLVGVSSFTLLLSASCWAFGLSYTPSISVEGALRAPIVFDNGDNLVVAQAQADFPDEAIEPTLQQLAGNVRPGGRNSPEVTVRLRQLQPAGEGASRSVVLGETVRDFRAG, from the coding sequence ATGCCACTTGAGGAATTGCTCTCCACCTCCAGCATCTGGCTCGCCAAGGGCGGAGTTGCGCTGTTCGGCTTGACCCTGATCGCTTTCATCGCCCGCTGGGGGATCCGTTTCCGACTGGTGGGAGTGAGCAGCTTCACGCTGCTGTTGTCGGCCAGCTGCTGGGCTTTTGGTCTCAGCTACACCCCAAGCATCAGCGTGGAGGGTGCACTACGGGCACCGATCGTTTTTGACAATGGTGACAACCTTGTTGTGGCGCAGGCCCAGGCCGATTTTCCCGACGAAGCGATCGAGCCAACCCTGCAGCAACTAGCAGGGAACGTGCGTCCCGGCGGCCGCAACAGCCCGGAGGTGACCGTTCGCCTGCGTCAACTGCAGCCCGCAGGTGAAGGGGCTTCCCGATCGGTGGTTCTGGGTGAAACCGTGCGCGACTTCCGAGCCGGATGA
- a CDS encoding translocation/assembly module TamB domain-containing protein: MRRNRLVLSVLGGSLIGGGALWFSADRWADSLFQRLRPGIEAQISKPLGHPVSIGRYRGLGLQGIALGPVQVRKGPLDQSTAEIQRITIGLDPLASLQRFRPVLQVRVRGAHLELRRNDNGDYWVPGPFPKQGKPPRVDLKVRFSNPARIRIAPAGLSLTAAGWSGIRLDEHRADGVLKFVLPERGRITVKAQGRWVRPEFELTTRLERIQLARYQGLLPLQWPFQMRGQLGGNLRLGWRRGQANCSGGVSLQKAEFSGQAMEHRLESPQLRISCRGDVLKVTNSGWTYGPYKASFGGSVRLNRSFALKGALKELDQNRNLAFQLDGDWYQPKLRISGLWALPDSIPVDGPLRLGAQLSADWRDSQNWSARLDGLDLKAPGLDVKAKGALHPQLKIATQQLDLAGPAWKRFPLVPSLLGTEAPLEGELRLTGASFKPEVSLAIAQASNPLLQAWSLQAGWTAQSGLLKLEQFRSPDLTARAQMPLSLGAGGLKTGPLEADLNLDSYPLKRLGPLLGTEMDGTISASGRVLGPLEALRPDLRLALNHPRAGAMRLMEDWRGTFLGRSGGGGVLSMASVGSVIAGSLEARLGANWLPSEVMLRRRQGDLQLSGTPAAYQWTANDLTVDGLELALPPKQRWEGVYGRLSGDGTLGLQPLAMTGDLSISRPGIMGLQLQQILLTGRYSDRRYAITGELLPPDTGQITVDVEGRVDGPFKGEAVARGLSARWLSNSVLSLPRLNQDAPLEQGSAADLGTLLVNTFGGNLDGQLQALRDARQALLQARRENRDREPFRVEDLRGQVDAVIDLTGPRISRLNLDLNARGHLWIEGDDADYALQVKPFTARIEGPLQGGEGQFSFAHLPFSLLALVAPVPRSLMGALGMSGTYRLDGAKATISSELVLENARLGPNPIALKRGQVLLSDQALKLDLALVSESSREPVTLTGRIPFAADQPLDVRIVSLGDGLKFLTGLANDTVTWDRGDVDLRLLLGGTLLTPKANGYIVIKDAAFKTQGQSLAKVNGSMLFDFDRLEVQSLKGSVGAGGQLKGSGALALLRPYPEAKPLRIQLEKARVKLPNADVQVGADLMITGAVVNPQIGGILEVSNGAIRPNRSVLSRVRSPLSQKADSTKAFLTKAVSVDELLEEKWDFKEPLLLQSADVEAETSRSIKASLPKLPFIGFRDLRLTLGPKLRVEMQPWYNFTTAGLLTVNGALDPSLELRGVVQLLSGRVTAFTTTFNLDRAAANVAVFTPSLGLIPYVDVAMVTRVSDNVTVNNDNNNAFSKSVFETNGLGNLGAGGQLRLIKVMLSATGPADRLGQSITLRSSPSLPQPQLLALIGGNSLAGLSGAGAGAALAAVLGQSLLSPVLGTLSDSFSQRLQFALYPTYVNTVVQNEKERVSGQVPPQLALVTDVGVSITERFDFSVLAAPNRNDIPSQGTVTYQINPNMSLSGSVDSQGTWQSQLQLFMRF, translated from the coding sequence ATGCGGCGTAACAGGCTCGTTCTGTCTGTTCTGGGAGGATCCCTCATCGGTGGGGGCGCTCTCTGGTTCTCGGCCGATCGCTGGGCCGATTCCCTGTTTCAGCGTCTGCGTCCAGGCATTGAGGCTCAGATCTCTAAGCCCCTCGGTCATCCCGTCAGTATCGGTCGCTATCGCGGCTTGGGTCTGCAGGGAATCGCTTTAGGACCTGTTCAGGTCCGCAAAGGTCCACTTGATCAGTCGACTGCGGAGATTCAGCGCATCACCATCGGGCTCGATCCCCTGGCCAGTCTGCAGCGATTCAGGCCGGTGTTACAGGTGCGGGTCAGAGGAGCTCATCTTGAGCTTCGGCGCAATGACAATGGTGATTACTGGGTTCCAGGCCCCTTCCCAAAACAGGGCAAACCCCCCCGAGTGGATCTGAAGGTGCGTTTCAGCAATCCTGCCAGGATCCGGATTGCTCCTGCAGGACTCAGTCTCACAGCTGCAGGTTGGAGCGGCATCCGTCTGGATGAGCACAGGGCTGATGGCGTCCTCAAGTTTGTGCTTCCAGAGAGGGGGCGTATCACCGTTAAGGCACAGGGGCGCTGGGTCCGCCCGGAGTTTGAGCTCACCACCCGACTGGAACGGATTCAGTTGGCTCGTTATCAGGGCCTGCTGCCGTTGCAGTGGCCTTTTCAGATGCGGGGGCAGCTGGGAGGCAACCTGCGCCTGGGCTGGCGTCGGGGACAAGCCAATTGCAGCGGGGGAGTATCCCTGCAAAAAGCTGAGTTCAGCGGCCAGGCCATGGAGCACAGGCTTGAGTCGCCGCAACTGCGCATCAGTTGTCGTGGGGACGTGCTCAAAGTCACGAACAGTGGATGGACTTACGGGCCTTACAAGGCCTCATTTGGGGGCAGTGTGCGTCTCAACCGTTCCTTTGCTCTCAAAGGAGCTCTCAAGGAACTGGATCAGAACCGCAATCTGGCTTTCCAGTTGGACGGTGACTGGTACCAACCGAAATTGCGCATCAGTGGGCTTTGGGCTTTGCCCGACTCCATCCCGGTGGACGGACCTCTTCGACTTGGTGCGCAACTGAGTGCGGATTGGCGTGACTCCCAGAACTGGTCGGCAAGACTGGATGGGCTTGATCTCAAAGCACCCGGTCTGGATGTGAAGGCCAAGGGAGCGTTGCATCCTCAGTTGAAGATTGCGACCCAGCAGCTTGATCTGGCGGGGCCCGCTTGGAAGCGCTTTCCTCTCGTTCCGTCTCTTCTCGGCACTGAAGCTCCCCTTGAAGGAGAGCTGAGGTTGACCGGAGCATCCTTCAAGCCGGAAGTATCTCTAGCTATCGCTCAGGCCAGCAATCCCTTGCTGCAGGCCTGGTCGCTGCAGGCTGGCTGGACTGCGCAATCGGGATTGCTGAAGCTTGAGCAGTTCCGCAGTCCTGATCTCACCGCCCGTGCTCAGATGCCGCTCAGCCTTGGTGCAGGTGGTCTGAAAACCGGTCCACTGGAGGCTGATCTGAATCTTGACTCCTACCCCCTGAAGCGGCTGGGTCCTCTTCTTGGTACGGAAATGGATGGAACGATTTCGGCCTCAGGGCGGGTGCTGGGCCCTCTTGAGGCACTGCGGCCTGATCTGCGTCTTGCGCTGAATCATCCGCGGGCGGGTGCTATGCGCCTGATGGAGGACTGGCGTGGAACCTTCCTCGGTCGCTCCGGTGGAGGCGGTGTGCTGTCGATGGCGTCGGTTGGCTCGGTCATCGCGGGATCACTTGAGGCCCGGCTGGGCGCAAACTGGCTCCCCAGCGAAGTGATGCTGCGCCGCCGCCAGGGGGATCTGCAGCTCAGTGGAACGCCGGCTGCTTACCAATGGACAGCCAATGACCTAACGGTTGATGGACTTGAACTGGCTCTTCCGCCCAAGCAACGCTGGGAAGGGGTTTACGGCCGCTTGAGTGGTGACGGCACACTTGGGCTGCAACCGCTCGCCATGACAGGCGATCTGAGCATCAGCCGTCCTGGAATCATGGGGCTGCAGCTTCAGCAAATTCTGCTCACAGGCCGTTATTCGGATCGTCGTTACGCGATCACGGGCGAGCTACTGCCACCGGATACGGGCCAGATCACCGTGGATGTCGAAGGACGGGTTGACGGTCCTTTCAAGGGTGAGGCCGTGGCCAGGGGACTGAGCGCTCGCTGGCTCAGCAACAGTGTCCTAAGCCTGCCCAGGCTCAATCAGGATGCTCCCTTAGAGCAGGGCTCAGCGGCAGATCTGGGCACGCTGCTGGTGAACACATTCGGCGGCAATCTTGACGGGCAACTGCAGGCCTTGCGTGACGCTCGGCAGGCCTTGCTGCAGGCACGGAGGGAGAACCGTGACCGTGAACCGTTCCGTGTTGAGGATCTCCGCGGGCAGGTGGATGCGGTGATCGATCTGACCGGTCCTCGGATCAGTCGTCTCAATCTTGATCTCAATGCCCGGGGGCATCTATGGATCGAGGGTGATGATGCGGATTACGCCTTGCAAGTGAAACCCTTCACCGCACGGATTGAAGGTCCACTGCAGGGAGGAGAGGGGCAGTTCTCCTTTGCGCATCTGCCCTTCAGCCTGCTGGCACTGGTTGCACCCGTGCCGAGGTCCCTGATGGGAGCCCTTGGCATGAGCGGCACTTACCGCCTCGACGGTGCCAAGGCAACAATCAGCAGCGAGCTGGTTCTCGAGAATGCACGGCTCGGCCCCAATCCGATTGCGCTTAAACGCGGACAGGTACTGCTGAGCGATCAGGCTCTCAAGCTCGATCTGGCTCTCGTCTCTGAATCCTCCAGAGAACCAGTGACCCTCACCGGAAGAATTCCCTTTGCTGCTGATCAGCCGCTCGATGTCCGCATTGTGAGTCTTGGCGATGGCCTGAAGTTCCTGACCGGGTTGGCTAACGACACCGTGACCTGGGACAGGGGTGATGTGGATCTTCGCCTGTTGCTCGGTGGCACTCTGCTGACGCCGAAAGCCAATGGCTACATCGTGATCAAGGACGCTGCCTTCAAGACACAGGGTCAGAGCCTTGCCAAAGTCAACGGCTCCATGCTCTTCGACTTTGACCGCTTGGAAGTGCAGTCACTCAAGGGAAGTGTTGGCGCAGGTGGTCAACTCAAGGGAAGTGGTGCTCTTGCACTTCTGCGCCCCTATCCCGAGGCCAAACCCCTGCGAATCCAGCTCGAGAAGGCACGGGTGAAACTTCCCAATGCCGATGTGCAGGTCGGCGCTGACCTAATGATCACCGGAGCTGTGGTGAACCCACAGATCGGCGGAATTCTCGAGGTCAGCAATGGAGCGATTCGGCCGAACCGCTCGGTGCTTTCGCGCGTCAGGAGTCCACTCTCTCAGAAGGCTGACTCCACCAAGGCTTTCTTGACCAAGGCCGTCTCCGTTGATGAACTTCTTGAGGAAAAGTGGGACTTCAAAGAGCCTCTGCTTCTGCAGAGTGCTGATGTGGAGGCGGAGACGAGCCGCTCGATCAAGGCATCCCTGCCGAAACTTCCCTTCATCGGATTCCGCGACCTGCGCCTCACGCTTGGTCCCAAGCTGAGAGTGGAAATGCAGCCTTGGTACAACTTCACCACGGCAGGTCTGCTCACCGTCAATGGAGCTCTTGACCCAAGCCTGGAACTGCGTGGCGTTGTTCAGTTGTTGTCAGGTCGGGTGACCGCGTTCACCACGACTTTCAACCTTGATCGCGCCGCTGCAAATGTCGCGGTGTTCACCCCTTCGCTCGGGCTGATCCCCTACGTGGATGTCGCCATGGTCACCAGGGTCTCCGACAACGTGACCGTCAACAATGACAACAACAATGCCTTCTCCAAATCGGTGTTTGAGACCAACGGTCTCGGCAATCTCGGTGCCGGAGGTCAGCTCCGGCTCATCAAGGTGATGCTCTCGGCCACCGGACCGGCCGACCGACTGGGTCAGAGCATCACTCTGCGTAGTTCACCATCGCTTCCCCAGCCGCAGCTGCTGGCACTGATCGGCGGTAACTCTCTGGCTGGTCTTTCGGGAGCTGGCGCCGGAGCGGCTCTGGCCGCCGTTCTTGGGCAGTCGCTGTTGTCTCCGGTCCTTGGAACGCTCTCGGATTCGTTCAGCCAGAGGCTGCAGTTCGCCCTTTATCCGACCTACGTCAACACCGTTGTTCAGAATGAGAAGGAGCGCGTTTCCGGCCAGGTCCCTCCACAGCTCGCCCTCGTGACCGACGTGGGTGTTTCCATCACTGAACGCTTCGACTTCTCTGTGCTGGCTGCTCCTAATCGCAACGACATCCCGTCGCAGGGAACCGTGACCTATCAGATCAACCCGAACATGAGTCTGTCTGGATCGGTTGATAGTCAGGGCACTTGGCAGAGCCAGTTGCAGTTGTTCATGCGCTTCTGA
- a CDS encoding CocE/NonD family hydrolase — translation MFADASLITRDGVELVSRVWRPCGHGPWPALLMRQPYGRSIASTVTLPHPDWWCSHGFVVVVQDVRGQGDSEGCFRGFAQEAQDTEDTLTWLRQRPEVNGRVGMYGFSYQGLTQLLAPPGCQPPDCLAPAMCGLDERDHWSCDGNAHWWHLGLGWGLQLASLQAKKRGDHGAWDEIRRSLEDGSYLREGMAMLERHDPCGMALRWLKQNPERDSDWIHHSVAHRWLQQPMLLLGGWWDPHLRGVIALAEQARAAGGRPELHIGPATHLQWWAESSALLLNFFQRHLISSPSDSAPLQSADDIVVWLWNQVSESWSGPKDLNPASITPSSGISAQPSTQERWYLCSRGLACLEPEEGQILSIEPDHAGRVMIVHDPWRPVPAIGGHLSPSAGPCDRASLDRRSDVAVFSGETLQGALHLNGKPKLRLRVCADQPGFDLCVALSRLPLGTNTVQQLSTGMLRVRGEGALELCERELELQPLHATLEPGDRLRLSIAGAAWPAIGINPGQPTMACSAPSADCRVISIELHLEIAQLWMLPLLEPQHLGTPAD, via the coding sequence ATGTTCGCTGATGCGTCACTAATCACCCGCGACGGCGTTGAGCTCGTCTCACGGGTGTGGCGACCCTGCGGCCATGGACCCTGGCCTGCACTGTTGATGCGACAGCCCTACGGCAGGTCCATCGCATCAACGGTCACGCTTCCCCACCCCGATTGGTGGTGCAGTCACGGCTTTGTCGTCGTGGTTCAGGATGTGCGCGGTCAGGGAGATTCGGAAGGATGCTTCCGAGGATTCGCGCAGGAAGCCCAAGACACTGAAGACACCTTGACCTGGCTGAGGCAAAGACCAGAGGTCAATGGTCGTGTCGGCATGTATGGCTTCTCCTATCAGGGTCTGACTCAACTGCTGGCGCCTCCGGGCTGCCAGCCGCCTGACTGCCTTGCACCGGCCATGTGCGGCCTGGATGAACGCGATCACTGGAGCTGCGATGGCAACGCCCACTGGTGGCACTTGGGACTGGGCTGGGGATTGCAGCTGGCGAGTCTTCAGGCCAAAAAGCGGGGAGATCATGGGGCCTGGGACGAGATCAGACGCAGCCTTGAGGACGGCAGCTACCTGCGTGAAGGCATGGCGATGCTTGAACGCCATGATCCCTGCGGCATGGCCCTGCGCTGGCTCAAGCAAAACCCCGAACGGGACAGCGACTGGATCCACCATTCCGTGGCGCATCGATGGCTGCAGCAGCCCATGCTGTTACTGGGCGGATGGTGGGATCCCCATCTCCGCGGCGTGATTGCGCTTGCGGAACAAGCGAGGGCGGCAGGAGGTCGACCTGAACTTCACATCGGTCCAGCCACCCATCTTCAGTGGTGGGCAGAGAGCAGCGCCTTGCTGCTGAACTTCTTTCAGCGGCATCTGATCTCCTCTCCCAGCGACTCCGCACCTCTGCAAAGTGCAGATGACATTGTTGTTTGGCTCTGGAACCAGGTCAGCGAAAGCTGGAGCGGACCGAAGGATCTGAATCCAGCATCGATCACTCCCTCATCCGGGATCTCAGCACAACCATCAACCCAGGAGCGCTGGTACCTCTGCAGTCGTGGCCTCGCTTGCCTTGAGCCTGAAGAAGGACAGATTCTTTCTATAGAACCTGATCATGCCGGCAGGGTGATGATCGTTCATGACCCATGGAGGCCTGTGCCCGCCATCGGCGGCCATCTCAGCCCCAGTGCCGGCCCCTGCGATCGGGCATCCCTTGACCGACGCAGTGATGTGGCGGTGTTTAGCGGTGAAACCCTGCAAGGCGCGCTCCATCTCAATGGCAAGCCAAAGCTGAGGCTTCGCGTCTGCGCCGACCAGCCTGGATTCGATCTTTGTGTGGCACTGTCGCGATTGCCGCTAGGCACGAACACAGTGCAACAGCTTTCAACGGGGATGCTGCGAGTACGCGGTGAGGGAGCCCTCGAGCTCTGTGAACGGGAGCTGGAACTTCAGCCTCTGCATGCCACGCTCGAACCGGGCGACCGGCTGCGCCTGTCGATTGCAGGAGCCGCCTGGCCAGCCATTGGGATCAATCCCGGGCAACCGACCATGGCCTGTAGCGCACCTAGCGCCGATTGCCGCGTGATCAGCATTGAGTTGCACCTTGAGATAGCTCAGTTGTGGATGCTGCCTCTGCTGGAGCCCCAACACCTAGGAACTCCGGCAGACTGA
- a CDS encoding DUF3887 domain-containing protein has translation MKFASCLLATAMATCTVEMIPAVSVRAEVGVAQALNAPRTNLTPSQAKTAASKLLKSIQTKNAQGIYELLATPLRSATSVDAISQRLQSAPLIESFRVGAINQGLDDTTVETVAITNSGTRELPLLLVLDDDGQLLAWKWVDTMLPIEQTALNFVKDLDAGRWVAARYYLDLDFQKEISPADLKRKWSKLERVLGGVKSIKSSLAASSSSEQQLVLVTIEFGNMTDNLFVIFNRQGRIINVDFSADLV, from the coding sequence GTGAAGTTCGCCTCCTGTCTTCTGGCCACTGCCATGGCCACATGCACTGTGGAGATGATCCCCGCGGTGAGCGTCCGAGCCGAGGTTGGAGTTGCCCAGGCCCTCAATGCGCCGCGGACCAATCTCACGCCAAGCCAAGCCAAAACGGCCGCCAGCAAACTTCTCAAGTCGATCCAAACGAAAAACGCCCAGGGCATCTACGAGCTATTGGCAACGCCCCTGAGATCAGCCACCAGCGTGGATGCCATAAGCCAGCGCCTACAAAGCGCACCCTTGATTGAGTCTTTCCGGGTGGGCGCGATCAACCAGGGTCTTGACGACACGACCGTAGAAACGGTGGCAATCACCAACAGTGGCACCCGCGAACTGCCACTTCTATTGGTGCTCGATGACGACGGACAACTGCTGGCCTGGAAGTGGGTCGACACGATGCTCCCCATCGAACAAACCGCACTGAACTTTGTGAAGGATCTTGATGCCGGTCGTTGGGTCGCAGCCCGCTATTACCTGGACCTCGACTTTCAGAAGGAGATCTCCCCAGCTGACCTCAAACGCAAATGGTCGAAGCTGGAGCGGGTCCTTGGGGGCGTGAAGAGCATCAAGAGCTCACTTGCAGCCTCGAGCAGCAGTGAGCAGCAGTTGGTGCTGGTCACGATCGAATTCGGCAACATGACCGACAATCTTTTCGTGATCTTCAACCGCCAGGGGCGGATCATCAACGTCGACTTCTCAGCTGATCTGGTCTGA
- a CDS encoding DUF4332 domain-containing protein: MRPEDPLQDLPQGLRDEQKQLLASGITTWGQLQALDALQISRLAASGRASARNLRRLQGMADLACALDLAPQDAALLMHAGLATVTAIAAASPQDLITRTGRLERQLRSGRPPVVDLVLARRWIKRARERQNTN; this comes from the coding sequence ATGAGACCCGAGGATCCTCTGCAGGACCTACCCCAGGGCCTCCGCGATGAACAGAAACAGCTTCTTGCCTCCGGCATTACCACCTGGGGGCAGCTGCAGGCTCTGGACGCGCTGCAGATCAGTCGACTTGCCGCCAGTGGGCGGGCGTCAGCACGCAACCTCAGACGGCTTCAAGGCATGGCGGATCTCGCCTGCGCGTTAGACCTGGCTCCCCAGGATGCTGCCCTGCTGATGCATGCAGGACTGGCCACCGTGACAGCGATCGCTGCGGCTTCCCCTCAGGACTTGATCACCAGAACCGGACGGCTTGAACGTCAGCTGCGCAGCGGGCGTCCCCCGGTTGTGGATCTGGTTCTGGCCCGTCGCTGGATCAAGAGGGCCAGGGAGAGGCAAAACACGAACTGA